Proteins encoded in a region of the Nitrospira sp. genome:
- a CDS encoding SMP-30/gluconolactonase/LRE family protein — protein sequence MPKIERLDPALDRLIAPDARIEILAQGYDWSEGPVWVKNGGFLLFSDVPQNMIVRWKEGEGAKQWLKPSGYTGREPRGAELGSNGIVIDQEGRLVLCQHGDRRIARMEAPLSAPAPIFSTIADRYEGARFNSPNDVVLHRNGNLYFTDPPYGMVRQFEDPARELPYQGVFRVDRNGAVSLLTRDMTRPNGLAFSPDGKTLYISQSDPATPIWRAFDMRPDGSLGASRILFDVGSLAKTRRGLPDGLKLDTEGNLFATGPGGVLILTPDGRHLGTILTGQATGNCAFGDDGCTLYITADMYLMRVRLKARGLGF from the coding sequence ATGCCGAAGATCGAACGACTCGATCCAGCACTGGATCGGTTGATTGCACCTGATGCAAGGATCGAGATCCTCGCGCAGGGTTACGACTGGAGCGAAGGTCCGGTCTGGGTGAAAAACGGCGGCTTTCTGCTGTTCTCGGATGTCCCGCAAAACATGATCGTGAGGTGGAAGGAGGGCGAGGGCGCGAAACAATGGTTGAAGCCGTCGGGCTATACGGGTCGCGAACCGCGCGGCGCCGAGCTGGGCTCGAACGGCATAGTGATCGACCAGGAGGGACGGCTGGTCCTCTGCCAGCATGGCGATCGACGGATCGCGCGCATGGAGGCGCCGCTGTCGGCGCCGGCGCCGATATTCTCAACCATCGCGGATCGGTACGAAGGAGCGCGGTTCAACAGTCCGAACGACGTGGTGTTGCACCGGAACGGCAACCTCTATTTCACCGATCCTCCTTACGGAATGGTGAGGCAATTCGAGGACCCAGCGCGCGAGCTTCCGTATCAGGGTGTCTTTCGAGTCGATCGCAACGGCGCGGTGAGCCTGCTCACGAGGGACATGACGAGACCAAACGGGCTGGCCTTCTCACCGGACGGGAAGACGCTGTACATCTCGCAGTCCGATCCGGCGACCCCCATCTGGCGCGCGTTTGACATGCGTCCGGACGGGTCGCTGGGAGCAAGCCGTATCCTGTTCGATGTCGGCTCGTTGGCGAAGACTCGCCGAGGGCTGCCCGACGGCCTGAAGCTCGATACGGAGGGCAACCTGTTCGCGACAGGTCCGGGCGGCGTCTTGATCCTGACACCCGACGGCAGGCATCTGGGAACGATCCTCACTGGGCAGGCCACCGGGAACTGCGCCTTCGGAGACGATGGCTGCACGCTGTACATCACTGCCGACATGTATCTGATGCGCGTCCGACTGAAAGCGAGAGGCCTCGGCTTCTGA